From the genome of Triticum aestivum cultivar Chinese Spring chromosome 3B, IWGSC CS RefSeq v2.1, whole genome shotgun sequence, one region includes:
- the LOC123068854 gene encoding uncharacterized protein — MASAAPPPPSWVILGSVPRVLSAADANADLPPGPGAADFSLALPAPPRVALLTIPPRIFPCRTTPKNFPSVLAADPSAGLLLLHADQGQATGPTIIDTPGHQEFSWRPLAAGYFVLDAAAGSALPLPKPELIAHPGHLGLIASPDGEGYMVAELQPFLGGDTAILLRFSSQDGEWVSKSVGYPLPARQLSPNGVVSCSGRLWWVDLSWCLLTCDPFADAPALTVVPLPDGKALKSKEAWGLLDKYRCVGVSAGKLRFVDMYRNRNSNGAAQISVWTLADYPPYSTEWTLECEATFAEICNDASYKATGLPRKIPVLALIHPTNPDVVYFFQDDHLIGVDVRVRKVVGHEVYELVEPPREDVASRFVHAWQLPPSLCSGPAEETVDGAAEELQQLNLRDYLKKYKLIC, encoded by the exons ATGGcatccgccgccccgccaccgccgtcgtggGTCATCCTGGGCAGCGTGCCGCGGGTGCTCTCGGCGGCCGACGCCAACGCCGACCTCCCTCCGGGTCCAGGCGCCGCCGACTTCTCCCTCGCGCTGCCGGCGCCCCCGCGCGTCGCGCTCCTCACCATCCCCCCGCGCATCTTCCCGTGCCGCACCACCCCCAAGAACTTCCCCTccgtcctcgccgccgacccctccgcgggcctcctcctcctccacgccgaccagggccaagccaCGGGCCCCACCATCATCGACACCCCCGGCCACCAGGAGTTCTCCTGGCGCCCGCTCGCCGCGGGCTACTTCGTGCTGGACGCCGCCGCCGGCTCCGCCCTGCCGCTCCCCAAGCCCGAGCTCATCGCGCACCCGGGCCACCTCGGCCTCATCGCCTCCCCCGATGGCGAGGGCTACATGGTCGCCGAGCTGCAGCCCTTCCTCGGCGGCGACACGGCCATCCTCCTGCGCTTCTCGTCGCAGGACGGGGAGTGGGTCAGCAAGAGCGTCGGCTACCCGCTCCCGGCCCGCCAGCTCAGCCCCAACGGCGTTGTCTCCTGCTCCGGGAGGCTCTGGTGGGTCGACCTCTCCTGGTGCCTCCTCACCTGCGACCCCTTCGCCGACGCGCCGGCGCTCACCGTCGTCCCGCTCCCGGACGGCAAGGCGCTCAAGTCCAAGGAAGCCTGGGGGCTGCTCGACAAGTACCGCTGCGTGGGCGTCAGCGCCGGCAAGCTGCGGTTCGTGGACATGTACCGGAACCGCAACAGCAACGGGGCCGCACAGATCAGCGTCTGGACGCTCGCCGACTATCCGCCGTACTCCACCGAGTGGACGCTGGAGTGCGAGGCCACCTTCGCGGAGATCTGCAACGACGCCAGCTACAAGGCCACTGGTCTGCCGAGGAAGATCCCCGTGCTCGCGCTCATCCATCCCACCAACCCCGACGTGGTCTACTTCTTCCAGGACGACCACCTGATCGGCGTCGACGTGCGTGTTCGCAAGGTCGTGGGGCACGAGGTCTACGAGCTGGTTGAGCCGCCGCGCGAAGACGTTGCTTCCCGCTTCGTTCATGCTTGGCAGCTGCCACCGTCTCTCTGCTCAG GTCCTGCAGAGGAAACCGTTGATGGCGCGGCTGAAGAGCTGCAGCAACTGAATCTGCGTGACTATCTGAAGAAGTACAAGCTCATCTGTTAG